The Dethiosulfovibrio peptidovorans DSM 11002 nucleotide sequence CTGAGCCGCCACGTAACCGAGTACGTTGCTCTTTGTCATGGCTCCGGCCACTATTCCGGAAAGGTAGCGGGCCTGATACATGCGGCCGAAGTAGGTTCCCATGTTGTCCGCCGTTTTATATCCCGAGCAGTGCATGAAGTAGGTGTCGGGATGTCTCTTGGCTACGTCGACCATGAAGTCCATGTAACCGAAGGAGGTTCCGAAGACCACGTTACATCCCTTTCTCACCAGGGTCTCGATGACTCGGGCGGAATCAGGTCCTTCCGGGACGTTCTCCACTATAACGCTCTTAGGCAGGTCGGGGTTGTTCTCGTGCATATAGGCTCTTCCCTGATCGTGCATGAAGGTGTAGCCTCCGTCTCCCACTGGCCCTATGTATATGAAGCCGGACTTTATGTCCTGAATTGGGATGGCTTTCATGGCGGCGGTAGCGGTGCCGATCATGAGAAGCGCGAGGGATAGGGCGATGATGCCTGTCAGTAACCGTTTTTTCACAGTCAATACCTCCTCTACGTATTAACGAGACGAAGCCCGTCTTTGCCAGAGTATATCACGTAAGGACGATGTATATCCATGAATACAGTTACCCTGGTTTTACATTTTTCTCGATTTGGGTAAAATAATGGACAGGCAAAACGCTTCCCTCACAGGGGAGACTTTTTATCTTTGGAGGAAATGCCAGATGGGTTCGGAGGAAAGATACCACAAGACTTTCTCTGTATCGTGGGAACAGATTCAGAGAGACTGCAAGGCCCTGGCCTGGAGACTTTTGGACCGCAAGTGGGAGAGGATAATAGGTATAGCAAGAGGGGGACTCATCCCCGCCGCCATAATAGCTAGAGAGCTCGATATAAGGCTGGTCGATACCGTATGTGTATCCAGCTATACCATGAAGCGTCAGGGCGAGCTGGAGATATTGAAGCAGATCGACACGTCCAGCAAGGGCGAGGGGTGGCTTATCGTGGACGATCTCGTCGATACCGGCAAGACTGCGAAGGTTGTCAGGGATATGTTTCCGGAGGCTCGGTTCGCAGCGGTTTATGCCAAACCGGAGGGAAGGCCGTACGTCGATACGTACATAACCGAGGTCAGTCAGGATACCTGGATACTGTTCCCCTGGGACGCCGAGGCCCAGTATTCGGATCCCATAAGCATGAGGCAAAAATAACGGTAAAACGGGACGTAGGTTCGGCCGAACTACGTCCCGTTCTTTTACTCCACCAGTGTGGGAGGAAGTCTATCCCCCTCCTCGGGTACCATGCAGATGAAATGGAAGTCGCAATGTTCCTTGGCCTGGAATCTATGGTGCACCTTCGGAGGTATGTAGAACCAGCCGCCCTCCTTGAGTTCGAACGTCTGGTCGTCTACGATCGCCGTAGCCTCTCCTTTCAGGATCAGCCCCCAATGAGGCCATTCGTGGCAGTGAAGCGGGTTTCCCGTTCCCGCTTTTATGGTGAAATAGCGTACCACGTGTCCTGGCCAGTCGTGGACTTTCGGGCTGAATACGATTCTTTTTTCCATGGTGGGACCGCTGGCGTCGTCCAGCGTTATGTCTCTTAACGATCCGGTATATTCTTTCATGCTCCAAATCCCCCTTCGAGTAAGGTCTCTCGAAAATCAGTATAACAGAAAGCTCCCTTTCTCAGATTGCGGAAGGACAGCCGGAGGAGCTTTTTCCGGAATCGTTGGAGATGATCTCGGCCATTATTGCCACAGCTATTTCCTGAGGGGACCCGGCTCCGATTTCCAGTCCTATGGGGGTATGGATTCTCTCTAGATGTTCTTTGGATACTCCCTCTTTTTCCAGTGTTTCCCACAGGGTGGCGGCCTTCTTTTTGGAGGAAAGCATGCCGACGTAGGATGGATTCCTGCCATCCAGGAGTTTCACCACGTCTCCGTCTTTTCCGTGGGCCCAGGTGCATATAACGACGGAGACTCCCGGTTCCATCGGGAGGGTGTCGATGGCCTCTTCGAGAGGCAGATTCACAAATTTAGAACAGCTCGATGGAGCCGTTATCCCGTCTCTGTCGTCCCAGAAAATCACGGAGTAACCGCAGAGGGAGGCTATGGTTCCCACCGCCCGTCCCACGTGTCCTGCTCCGAATATGACCAGATCTCTTCTCCTGCCTATCGCCTCCATGAAGATGGCGGTGCTGCCTCCGCATATAAGCCCCTCCGTATCGGAAGATTCCGCCTCCAGCCGGTATTCCATCATCTCGTGAGGACGGTCATCTGAGAGCAGCTTCTGCGCTTTCGATATGGTCTCTCTTTCCAGAGCTCCACCTCCGACCGTGCCGATCGTGGTGCCGTTTTTTTCGACCCACATCTTCGAACCTATCCGACAGGGGGTGGATCCGTTTTTCGCCACTACCGTGCAGAGTACTCCGGGGACTCTCTCTCTTATAGACCTTTCCATCGCTTCGATTATCTCTGGGGTCATATCGTTTCTCCTTTTATGTTATTTGGGGGCTCCAGTTGGATCTGACCAGTTTTACCCCTTTGGAGCCGTAGTCCAGTACGTGGATCCCGCAATAATCCTGTTCCATGGAAAAGACGGTTCTGAGGGAAATTCCGATCTCCTTCCATAAAATGGTCCTGAATACACCCAGATGTCCGAAAACCGTTAGTGACCTGCGGTCTGTCAGCCTTCCCCTGATGGCAGGTACGGTCCTCTTTGCGAGGTCCTCGAAGCTTTCTCCCTTGGGAGGTCTGAAGGTCTCTATCTCGGTCCACCTCTTGTCGAGGTCCTCCGGGCATTCCCTTGCCAGGTGGGAGAATTTCTTCA carries:
- the gpt gene encoding xanthine phosphoribosyltransferase, which encodes MGSEERYHKTFSVSWEQIQRDCKALAWRLLDRKWERIIGIARGGLIPAAIIARELDIRLVDTVCVSSYTMKRQGELEILKQIDTSSKGEGWLIVDDLVDTGKTAKVVRDMFPEARFAAVYAKPEGRPYVDTYITEVSQDTWILFPWDAEAQYSDPISMRQK
- a CDS encoding cupin domain-containing protein codes for the protein MKEYTGSLRDITLDDASGPTMEKRIVFSPKVHDWPGHVVRYFTIKAGTGNPLHCHEWPHWGLILKGEATAIVDDQTFELKEGGWFYIPPKVHHRFQAKEHCDFHFICMVPEEGDRLPPTLVE
- a CDS encoding XdhC family protein, with amino-acid sequence MTPEIIEAMERSIRERVPGVLCTVVAKNGSTPCRIGSKMWVEKNGTTIGTVGGGALERETISKAQKLLSDDRPHEMMEYRLEAESSDTEGLICGGSTAIFMEAIGRRRDLVIFGAGHVGRAVGTIASLCGYSVIFWDDRDGITAPSSCSKFVNLPLEEAIDTLPMEPGVSVVICTWAHGKDGDVVKLLDGRNPSYVGMLSSKKKAATLWETLEKEGVSKEHLERIHTPIGLEIGAGSPQEIAVAIMAEIISNDSGKSSSGCPSAI
- a CDS encoding histidine phosphatase family protein, producing MTCRVYLIRHGEPKLEEKRTLYGATDLPLSKKGRKSAKELSDVIGRISPDFVVSSPMIRCLDTAEEAGLKPLEVPDLREIDLGEWEMKKFSHLARECPEDLDKRWTEIETFRPPKGESFEDLAKRTVPAIRGRLTDRRSLTVFGHLGVFRTILWKEIGISLRTVFSMEQDYCGIHVLDYGSKGVKLVRSNWSPQIT